Within Prosthecodimorpha staleyi, the genomic segment TACCCGGCGAAAGCGAGGCCGGACCGATCCGGCGCGACCCGATCGTGCGCAGGATCGCATTGTCCGACATTTTCGAAGCCCTCGCGCTCGGCCTGCGCGACTTCCAGGCGGCGCCGCTCTACGGGCTGTTCTTCGGGGCGATCTATGCCTTCGGCGGGATCGGCATCGTCACCGCGGCCTTCGCCTTCGGCATCGGCTGGCTGCCCTATCCGATCGCGGCCGGCTTCGCCCTGATCGGCCCCTTCGTGGCCGTCGGGCTCTACGAGGTCAGCCGGCGCCGCGAGGCGGGAACGGCCCTTTCGTTCGGGTCCGTGCTCGGCGTCGTCTACGACCAGCACCGGCGCGAGCTCGGCTGGATGGCCTTCGTCACGCTGTTCGTGTTCCTGGTCTGGATGTACCAGGTGCGCATGCTGCTGGCCTTGTTCCTGGGCTTCAAGTCCTTCGCATCGTTGCACGAATTCCTCGACGTGGTGCTGACCACGCCGGAGGGGCTGATGTTCCTCGCGGTCGGCCATGCCGTCGGCGCGGTGCTCTCCGTGGTGCTCTTCTCGCTCACCGTGGTGGCCTTTCCGCTCCTGCTCGACCGGGATCTCGACTTCATCACCGCGATGATCACGAGCGTCCGCACCGTCACCACCAATCCGGTGCCCATGCTGACCTGGGCGGCCGTGGTGGTCGCGCTGCTGGCCCTTTCGATCCTGCCGGGCTTTCTCGGTCTGCTGCTGACCCTGCCGGTGCTCGGGCATACGACCTGGCACCTCTACCGGCGCCTCGTCGCCCCGCCGATCGACTGACTGGGGACCGGCGCGGTCCCGCGCCGCGCTATGGCGCCTCGCCCGGAGGCTTCAGGGCCAGTTCCAGCTGCTCGCCATTCTGCTCGAGCGTGATCGAGCGCGCCTGGATCTCGGCGACCGTCCAGCCCTGGATCTCCTCGCCCTGGCGCACGGTCAGCGGCTTGCCGTCATCGCCGCGAAACACGGCTATGCGGGTCTCGCCGCCGACAATCACGCCGGTCAGCACGGCGGTCGGCGGCACCACCGGCTCCGGCGCGGGCGGGCCCGGATCGGCCGGCAGCACGGCGACCGGCGGCGGCGCGACGACCGCGGGAGGCGGCGGCGGCGGTGGCCGCCGGCTCGGCACGAACAGCGGCCGGTCGCGCGTCGCCGACAGGCCATCGAGGGTCAGCGTCTCGATCGAGATCGCCCAGCCGGGTGCGGCCGGGATCATCGCGGCCAGCAGGACCACGACCGACAGCGCCGGCAGCGGGTGGCGGCCCCGGCTCATGACGGTTTCCGCCAGTAGGCGCTGACCGTCAGCGTGGTGCGCAGAACGCGGCCGGCCTCCGCCGGATCGCCGACCTGTTCGCTGCGCGCCGGCGCCAGGGCCAGTTCGTCGACGAAGCCGAACGGCGCACCGGTCTCGATCTCGAACAGGGCCGCCTGGACGGCCTCCATCCGGCCTTCGAACACAAGTTGCAGCTCGATGCGCCGGTCCGCCGTGTCGCCCTCCGACTTCATCAGCAACTGCGACGAGAAGACCTGTCCGCCCGCGGTCTCGACCAGCCCGCGGATGCGCCGCTGCATGTTGGCCGCCGCGATGGTCTCGCTTTCGCCCGCCAGGTAGGGATCGCGCCGGTCGATGTCGCCCGGCCGGGCCTGACCGAGCCGTTGCGGCGTATGCCGCTTGAGACTGTCGAGCAGTTCGGCCTTGGCGGAGATCTCGGCCTGCTGCACCTCATAGACTTGCCAGGCCCAGAGCAGCGAACCCGCCGCCACCGCCGCCAGGGCGACGAACAGGCCGCCGGCCAGCAGCCGCTGGCGCGATTTGCCCGCACCGGTCCCGGATGCCGCCATCATCGCACCGCCTCCGCCGATCGGACCGGCTCGATGCGCATTTCGATATAGAAGCGGTCGCCGCTGCCGGAGGGCAACCGGGTCGACGGCGCATAGAAGGCGACCGACCGGAAGCTCGGCGAGGCCTCCAGGGCGGGGATCAGGGCCGAGACATCCTCGGCGACGCCCGACATCCGGATCAGGCCCTTCTCGATCCGCAGATCGGTCAGATGCGCCTGATCCGGCAGGGCCGCGGCAAGCTGGTCGACCAGCAGCACCATCGGCGGCGTCGCCGAACGCTGGGCGCGCAGGCCTTCGGCCGGATCGCTCTTGGGCCGGGTCCGCTCCATCGCCGTGCGCAGGAAATCGCGCCGCTCGGCAATCGCCCGATCGAGATCGGCGGCGCTCTGCTCGGTCAATTCCTGTGTCCAGGAGGCAGCGACCACGCCGGCGACGGCCGCGATCACCAGAACGGCCAGCGCGGTCCCGGCGATGCGGCGCGGCACGACCCGGCCGCCATCCGCATCCGCCGCCACCGTGATGGCGAAACGGCCGGCGTCCCCGGCGGCGCTCAGATCGAGCCGGCGCGGGTTCAGCCGGCGCAGTCCTTCGACGAGACCGGCGACCAGCGGGCGCGGCACCACGCCGAGCCGCACGGACAGGCGGCTCGGATCCTCGGCGAGCGGCTCGGTCTCCACACCGTAGTAGGTGTCCCCAACCCGCCAGGGTGTCACGCGCTCGACGTGATGGCGCACGAAGGCATCGAGATAGGGCGCGCTCTGTGCGGCAACCGGCTCCAGCGCCCGGCGGAACAGCCACGCCTCGGGTATGTCGACCGCGACGGCGGCTCCCTCCAGCCGGGCCGGCAGATCGACCGGCTCGAAGGCCAGGCCGTCGGCACCGACCGTGATGCGGCCGTGGCGGGTGCCGTCCTCGACCGTCCAGGCGCCGGCCGTTCCGGCTTCGGGTCGGATCGCCACGGCGCGGCCGGCCGAACGACCGCGGCCGGCAGCGACCATGAGGTCGGCCAGGCCGTCGACCCACCAGCGGGCGAAACGGTCGATCGATTTCAGCATGCCTGTTCCCGACCGGGCGACGACTGCCGCTCCCCGCGGAGCATCGCCCGAATGTCTTGACGAAGCCTTCCAGATCCGGACGTTGATCGCATCCTCACGACCCCGGATAGGATTGCCAGGAAACCACCTGCACGTCTATTCCGCCTCCTTCCGACCCGACCACCGCCTCGAAGCGCCGCTCGAAGCGCCCGCGCACAAGGACCCGGATCGTCGCGCGCACGGCCCGGCCCGGATCGAGATCGATGAAGGCGCGGCTCGAAGACGGAAAGGCGGCGACGATGTCCTCGCGCCGCTCGAAGCCGGCGCCGCGGCGGCCGATGAAGGTATCGGCGCGGCGCTCCTCGCCGCCCGACAGCGCCTTGACGACCAGGCGGCCGGCGATCGTCGGATCGACGCCGGCCTTGCCGGAGGCGACCGTCACGGCGCCGGCGATCGCCTGGCGCATACCGGCAGGCAGGCCGAGCACCTGATCCAGTTCGGCGAGATGCACGAAGTTGCGGTTGCCCGGCGGCGGCAGCCCGGCGCGGGCATAGTCCTCCGCCTCGGCTCCGGACGGCCGCTTGGCATCGTCCGGATCGCGCCAGTCGACGATGCGGTCGGCATAGAGGCGCGCCTCGGTCGGGCTGGCGCCGGCGACCTGGAACAGGGCGGCAAGCAGTTCCGGCGTGGCGGCGTTGAGGTCGATCCGGGCGGTCTCGCCGATATAGGCGACCTCGACGACCGCATCCGCGAACGGGACCGCGAAGGCGCCGGCCCGACGGACGCCGGGCTCTCCGGACGCCAGGCGGGCCGCGATCAGGTCGACCGCCGCCCGGCCGAGCTCCTCGGCCCGGACCTCGTCGAGATAGACCGTCGCGGCCCGAACGCCGGCCGACGACGAACGCATCGCGGTGACGGCGAGACTGGAGGCGGCGGCCCCGAAGATCAGCACCATCAACAGCACGGCCCCGCGGCTTGCCCTTGCGGCCCGGAGCGCCGCGGCCAACCGTCCCGTCTGAAGCAACCCCTTCACGGCCAGCCCCCCCAGCCGTCCGGAACCGCCAGGGACCAGACATGGACGGCGAAACCGGCCGGTGCCATAAAGGCGCCGAACGGGACCAGGGTCATCCCGCCCGCGGCCTCCGGATCGCCTCTTCCGCCGAGGGCACGGGCGGCCAGCACCACGCCGAGCGCCGCCATGGCGGCCAGTTGCAGTGCCAGAGCCTGGGCGAACGGATCGAGCCACAGGCCGAGCGCCGCGGCGAGCTTCACATCGCCGAAGCCGATGCCTTCCTGGCCGCGCAGCCAGCGATAGGCGATTCTCACCGCAAGCACCGCCGCCCCGGCCCCGGCGCCCTGGGCCAGGGCCCATGCCGCGCCGGTCCCGCCCCCGATCCACCAGGCCTGGGCGAGCCCGGTCGCCGCAATGCCGAGGCTCGCCGGATCCGGGATCAGATAGCGGTCGAGATCGGACCGCACCACGACGACGACCAGCAGCCAGAACAGGCCCGCGAACAACGCCTCCATGGGGGGCAGCAGCACCGCCAGGGTGAGCACCCCCAGCGCCGCCGCCAAGGCGTCGGTGGCCCGCAGGCGCAGCGGCGGTTCTGCCTCGCCGACCTCCAGGGCGGTCCCATCGGGCAACGCCATCCTGCCGCCTCCCGTAGGTTCGGCCGCCGCGCTCAGCGCAGCGGCTGGCGCATGGCCGAGAACCGGTCGCGGAACTCCTCGGCGACCGATTGCGCGTCGGCCTGATCGCGGATGATCTGCGGCTTGATGAAGATGATCAGTTCGGTCCGCTCGGCCGTCTTGGTGTTGGAGGCCAGGATCTCGTTCAGGAACTTGACCGAGACCAGGCCCGGCAGGCCCTCGCGGTTGCTCTCGCGCCGCTCGGTGATCAGGCCGGCGAGCAGCACGGTCTGGCCGCTCGACACCGCGATCTGGCTGCGCACCCGGCGCTGCGCGATGGTCGGCGTGAGGGACTGGCTATCCTTATTGACGACGTTGGAGATTTCCTGCTCGACATCGAGCGTCACGACGCCGTTGGCGTTCACGCGCGGCATCACGCGCAGGATGATGCCGGTGTCGCGGAACTCGACATTGTTAACGATCGGCGCCGTGGTGCTGTCGACCGAGGTCGCCGTGCGGGTCGTGATCGGCACCTGATCGCCGACCTGCAGAACGGCCGGCTGGTTGTCGAGCACGACCAGGGAGGGCGAGGACAGGATCTTGACGTTGGTCAGCGTCTGCAGCGCATCCAGCACCATGCGCGGCTCGGATTTCGGACCGAGCAGCAGGTTGAAGCCGGGCAGCGTACGCGCGAGCTTGGCCGTATCCGCCACGCCGACGGAGCCGCGATTGCCGCCGGCGCCGAGATCGGAACTCTTCAGGTAGAACTGGACGCCGTAGTTGAGCTGGTCTGTCAGCTTGACCTCGGCGATGGTCGCCTCGATGGCGACCTGCACGGGCGGGCGATCGAGTTCGCGGATGGTGCGTTCGACCAGCTTGTAGTCCGCCGCGGAGGCATAGATCAGCAGGGTGTTGTTGGGGATGTCCGCCGTGACGCGGACGGTCGAGCCGGGACCGCCGGACCCGTGGCTGCCGCCGCCACCGCCGGAGCCCGCCGCTCCGTTGCCGGCGCCGAGTTCGCTGCCGCCGCCGGCCGTGCCCATGCCGGTCGCCGCCCCGCCGGACGCACCGTTGCCGGATGAATTCGGGAAGGCCGCGAAGGCCGAACCGACCCGGCTGCCGCCGACCGCATTGCCGCCCGACGACCCGCCGCTGCTGCCGCCGCTGCCCGACGACTGGGTCAGCGTGCCGCCGCGGCCGCCGCCGACCGGCTCGAGACTGTCCTTGTCGGCGCCGGAGCCGCCCTGCCCGGACCCGCGGCCCGAGAAGGCGTCGTTGAGCAGAGCCGCAAGATTCTTGGCCTGGCCGTATTTCAGCCGATAGACCTTCACGCCGGCCGCCGCCTGATCGATCCGATCGAGCCGCTTGACCCAGCGCTGCACGATATCGATCGCGTCGCGCCGCTTCGAGACGACCAGGATGGCATTCAAACGGCTCATCGGCTGCAGCTGCACCTGCCCCTGGCCGACGCCGCCCTCCCCGGCATCC encodes:
- a CDS encoding DUF2189 domain-containing protein, with the protein product MSDVPGESEAGPIRRDPIVRRIALSDIFEALALGLRDFQAAPLYGLFFGAIYAFGGIGIVTAAFAFGIGWLPYPIAAGFALIGPFVAVGLYEVSRRREAGTALSFGSVLGVVYDQHRRELGWMAFVTLFVFLVWMYQVRMLLALFLGFKSFASLHEFLDVVLTTPEGLMFLAVGHAVGAVLSVVLFSLTVVAFPLLLDRDLDFITAMITSVRTVTTNPVPMLTWAAVVVALLALSILPGFLGLLLTLPVLGHTTWHLYRRLVAPPID
- the gspM gene encoding type II secretion system protein GspM; the encoded protein is MMAASGTGAGKSRQRLLAGGLFVALAAVAAGSLLWAWQVYEVQQAEISAKAELLDSLKRHTPQRLGQARPGDIDRRDPYLAGESETIAAANMQRRIRGLVETAGGQVFSSQLLMKSEGDTADRRIELQLVFEGRMEAVQAALFEIETGAPFGFVDELALAPARSEQVGDPAEAGRVLRTTLTVSAYWRKPS
- a CDS encoding PilN domain-containing protein, with protein sequence MLKSIDRFARWWVDGLADLMVAAGRGRSAGRAVAIRPEAGTAGAWTVEDGTRHGRITVGADGLAFEPVDLPARLEGAAVAVDIPEAWLFRRALEPVAAQSAPYLDAFVRHHVERVTPWRVGDTYYGVETEPLAEDPSRLSVRLGVVPRPLVAGLVEGLRRLNPRRLDLSAAGDAGRFAITVAADADGGRVVPRRIAGTALAVLVIAAVAGVVAASWTQELTEQSAADLDRAIAERRDFLRTAMERTRPKSDPAEGLRAQRSATPPMVLLVDQLAAALPDQAHLTDLRIEKGLIRMSGVAEDVSALIPALEASPSFRSVAFYAPSTRLPSGSGDRFYIEMRIEPVRSAEAVR
- a CDS encoding type II secretion system minor pseudopilin, translating into MKGLLQTGRLAAALRAARASRGAVLLMVLIFGAAASSLAVTAMRSSSAGVRAATVYLDEVRAEELGRAAVDLIAARLASGEPGVRRAGAFAVPFADAVVEVAYIGETARIDLNAATPELLAALFQVAGASPTEARLYADRIVDWRDPDDAKRPSGAEAEDYARAGLPPPGNRNFVHLAELDQVLGLPAGMRQAIAGAVTVASGKAGVDPTIAGRLVVKALSGGEERRADTFIGRRGAGFERREDIVAAFPSSSRAFIDLDPGRAVRATIRVLVRGRFERRFEAVVGSEGGGIDVQVVSWQSYPGS
- a CDS encoding prepilin peptidase; this encodes MALPDGTALEVGEAEPPLRLRATDALAAALGVLTLAVLLPPMEALFAGLFWLLVVVVVRSDLDRYLIPDPASLGIAATGLAQAWWIGGGTGAAWALAQGAGAGAAVLAVRIAYRWLRGQEGIGFGDVKLAAALGLWLDPFAQALALQLAAMAALGVVLAARALGGRGDPEAAGGMTLVPFGAFMAPAGFAVHVWSLAVPDGWGGWP
- the gspD gene encoding type II secretion system secretin GspD; the encoded protein is MEEVRSLRETRPHSGRGFARSRSFGGLLAAAGLALTALLGACANDSGSLQDAFTGFGSTDLTARKNDIGGKYGTRSGNQDTRGRIYGGEGRPERTGSVDGAGGVPEGSITQEGDGFLLNFENVEVAALAKSILGDILGENYTVDSRATGTVSLNSARAVPRGRLVSVMETTLKAVNIAVTREGGVYRITPSSEAIGSGRFDYAAAGEGYGTSVIPAKFVSAQTLARVLESFASKPGALKVDAGTNLVLIQGTAAERRAALDAATLVDTDWMRDQSVGIFPLANSSPETVIGELNRILDAGEGGVGQGQVQLQPMSRLNAILVVSKRRDAIDIVQRWVKRLDRIDQAAAGVKVYRLKYGQAKNLAALLNDAFSGRGSGQGGSGADKDSLEPVGGGRGGTLTQSSGSGGSSGGSSGGNAVGGSRVGSAFAAFPNSSGNGASGGAATGMGTAGGGSELGAGNGAAGSGGGGGSHGSGGPGSTVRVTADIPNNTLLIYASAADYKLVERTIRELDRPPVQVAIEATIAEVKLTDQLNYGVQFYLKSSDLGAGGNRGSVGVADTAKLARTLPGFNLLLGPKSEPRMVLDALQTLTNVKILSSPSLVVLDNQPAVLQVGDQVPITTRTATSVDSTTAPIVNNVEFRDTGIILRVMPRVNANGVVTLDVEQEISNVVNKDSQSLTPTIAQRRVRSQIAVSSGQTVLLAGLITERRESNREGLPGLVSVKFLNEILASNTKTAERTELIIFIKPQIIRDQADAQSVAEEFRDRFSAMRQPLR